One Leptospira bouyouniensis DNA window includes the following coding sequences:
- a CDS encoding bifunctional 3,4-dihydroxy-2-butanone-4-phosphate synthase/GTP cyclohydrolase II codes for MIRPIEEAIEEIRQGKMIILVDSEDRENEGDLVCASQFADKDKINFMATHGRGLICVPMERERLQSLGLGKMVDDLTLGDKHGTAFTVSVDAKFGTSTGISAHDRAKTVEVLLDPKTKPDDLMRPGHLFPLQAVTGGVLRRAGHTEAAVDLSKLAGLYPSGVICEIMNDDGSMARIPDLEKFAKTHGLNIYTIEDLIRYRRHKEKLIHLEVEANLPTEFGDFKIKAYSTQIDDKIHMALVKGDIEPDKPVLVRVHSECLTGDIFSSQRCDCGPQLHNALRMIEKEGRGVLLYMRQEGRGIGIINKLKAYSLQEGGLDTVEANEKLGFAPDLREYGIGAQILRDIGVKQMKLITNNPRKIVGLEGYNLHVTERVPIEIDPVEENQKYLQTKKTKLGHLLNLHG; via the coding sequence ATGATACGTCCGATCGAAGAAGCAATCGAAGAAATCCGCCAAGGCAAAATGATCATCCTCGTCGATTCTGAAGACAGAGAAAACGAAGGTGATTTGGTCTGCGCGTCCCAGTTTGCAGACAAAGACAAAATCAATTTTATGGCGACCCATGGACGTGGACTCATTTGTGTCCCAATGGAGCGGGAAAGGTTACAAAGTTTGGGTCTCGGCAAAATGGTAGATGACCTTACACTTGGTGACAAACATGGGACTGCATTTACCGTTTCAGTGGATGCAAAATTTGGAACTAGTACGGGAATTTCGGCCCACGACAGAGCCAAAACAGTAGAAGTCTTACTCGATCCCAAAACAAAACCAGATGATCTCATGCGACCAGGTCACTTGTTTCCTCTGCAAGCAGTGACAGGTGGAGTGTTACGTCGGGCAGGTCATACTGAAGCAGCTGTCGACTTATCTAAGTTAGCTGGCTTATACCCAAGTGGTGTCATCTGTGAAATCATGAATGATGATGGTTCCATGGCAAGGATCCCTGATTTAGAAAAATTTGCCAAAACCCACGGACTCAATATTTATACGATAGAAGACCTGATCCGATACCGTAGACATAAAGAAAAACTCATCCACTTAGAAGTGGAAGCAAATCTTCCAACAGAGTTTGGTGATTTTAAAATCAAAGCCTATTCGACTCAAATTGATGATAAAATTCACATGGCACTCGTGAAAGGAGATATCGAACCTGACAAACCAGTGCTCGTTCGAGTTCATAGCGAGTGTTTGACGGGAGATATCTTTTCTTCACAACGTTGTGATTGTGGACCTCAACTCCACAACGCTCTCCGAATGATTGAAAAAGAAGGGCGGGGAGTTTTACTTTATATGCGCCAAGAAGGGAGAGGGATTGGGATCATTAACAAACTCAAAGCCTATTCTTTACAAGAAGGTGGGCTTGATACTGTGGAAGCCAATGAAAAATTAGGATTTGCTCCAGATTTACGTGAATATGGAATCGGGGCTCAGATCCTCCGAGACATTGGTGTTAAACAAATGAAGCTAATCACGAATAACCCTCGTAAGATTGTGGGTCTTGAGGGATACAACCTCCATGTGACAGAAAGGGTTCCCATTGAAATCGATCCTGTGGAAGAAAATCAAAAGTACCTTCAAACGAAAAAAACGAAACTTGGGCACCTATTAAACTTACACGGTTAG
- a CDS encoding riboflavin synthase, producing the protein MFTGLVETLGKVVQIEPIDSGIQFTIQTEWENPDIKLGDSIAINGACMTVTKFSDLGNLFQFYASFKSLELTNLSRLGEGSLVNLERAMALGQRFGGHMVQGHVDGMAIVISRKQIENEVEEFWVEIPEDLRRFFVKKGSVTLDGISLTVVDVKDGNIQLILIPETIQKTNANSWKKDQRLNVEVDVLAKYIENYLAGRQL; encoded by the coding sequence ATGTTTACTGGACTTGTTGAAACTTTAGGGAAAGTCGTTCAAATCGAACCTATTGATTCTGGAATTCAATTTACCATCCAAACGGAATGGGAAAATCCAGATATCAAACTTGGTGACTCAATTGCCATAAACGGTGCTTGTATGACCGTTACAAAATTTTCTGACTTGGGGAATTTATTCCAATTTTATGCTTCGTTTAAATCATTGGAGTTAACCAACTTGTCTCGGTTAGGGGAAGGATCCCTCGTGAATTTGGAACGTGCCATGGCACTAGGGCAAAGGTTTGGTGGTCATATGGTCCAAGGTCATGTGGATGGCATGGCAATAGTAATCAGTCGCAAACAAATTGAAAATGAAGTGGAAGAGTTTTGGGTGGAAATTCCAGAAGATTTAAGACGTTTTTTTGTAAAAAAAGGATCTGTTACTTTAGATGGAATCAGTCTCACCGTAGTCGATGTAAAAGATGGGAATATCCAACTGATTCTTATTCCAGAAACCATACAAAAAACCAATGCAAACTCTTGGAAAAAGGATCAACGACTGAATGTCGAGGTGGATGTCCTAGCCAAATACATTGAAAATTATTTGGCAGGCAGACAACTTTAA
- the secF gene encoding protein translocase subunit SecF → MYNINFTKYKYFTLSISFLAIVLGFVITFAKYGGFAHSLDFNGGLRTVVELPKDKTRADLESYFQTKKIEAVVILLEKEKNIFQLDIGLGSLSTIEELFKEIPEDKRESSTSAIDRFVQLLRFEFNLPKEKVLSADQVGAVVGGELTEVGITLLLTTLGIILLYLSIRSQFKFALASAIALVHDILMTLALIGFLQIKPSVPIIAALLTLLGYSINDKIVVFDRIRENAHGKDNLALSNIINVSISQTLGRTINTSFTTMISVVAIIVGGAAELYDFAFVLLFGVIVGTYSSIYIAAPISEIYDRLRKKRFT, encoded by the coding sequence ATGTATAATATCAATTTCACGAAGTATAAATATTTCACTCTGAGTATTTCTTTTTTGGCCATAGTTTTAGGATTTGTCATCACCTTCGCTAAGTATGGTGGGTTTGCTCACTCACTCGATTTTAATGGTGGACTAAGGACAGTTGTAGAATTACCCAAGGATAAAACTCGTGCGGACTTAGAATCCTATTTCCAAACGAAAAAAATTGAAGCGGTTGTCATCTTACTCGAAAAAGAAAAAAACATTTTTCAATTGGACATCGGACTTGGCTCACTTTCTACGATTGAAGAGTTGTTTAAAGAAATTCCCGAAGACAAAAGGGAATCTTCTACATCTGCAATTGACAGGTTTGTGCAACTACTTCGATTTGAATTTAACTTACCGAAAGAAAAGGTATTATCTGCAGACCAAGTGGGCGCTGTAGTAGGTGGGGAACTCACAGAAGTGGGTATCACATTACTCCTAACAACACTTGGGATTATCCTATTGTATTTAAGTATTCGATCTCAATTTAAGTTTGCCCTCGCATCTGCAATTGCTCTTGTGCATGACATTCTCATGACTCTTGCTCTCATTGGATTTTTACAAATCAAACCTAGTGTTCCGATCATCGCAGCCCTCCTTACGTTACTTGGTTACTCCATAAACGATAAAATTGTTGTATTTGACCGGATCCGTGAGAATGCTCATGGTAAAGACAATTTAGCACTTTCCAACATCATCAACGTATCTATTTCGCAAACATTGGGAAGGACGATCAATACATCCTTTACAACAATGATTTCGGTAGTAGCAATCATTGTTGGTGGTGCAGCCGAATTGTATGATTTTGCATTTGTTTTACTATTTGGTGTGATTGTCGGAACCTATTCTTCCATCTACATTGCGGCTCCTATTTCTGAGATTTATGATAGGCTCAGGAAAAAAAGATTCACTTAA
- a CDS encoding AAA family ATPase, with amino-acid sequence MEFVTIAGVKVPVLPHSEKFPVFPSSLVETDSVKQTLQKILYPMLEGMPVLLVGDAGVGKNALIYYINSLRKQPTLRFSFNEDTLPEDLIGSYRILLDGKGFTWSNGPLTNALSEGLSFVADEMNLCAPNIIKRFSSVYESNYLDLLEGSGERVKGKTGFWFIGTQNPSEGFEGRKPLPFDITKHFAVVYVDPYSPDEMFFILKKIYPMLSEEVLQQIIRISLESEKRIKSGEIGKGDLEKYHFNLRTLQKYCNRLVLFGAKDKTVSVREALYLFEEPFRKKEDKEKQRELIEAEFGGAVKLVPTKGYVQNSTIFWNDKEIKTWDEKQTISLLSKYPTPEPILHFLDQVFTAIQAKENILIEYREDQDPQEFLPLFTELTGIEIESVMLSKGMHTSDVVGALKPTEEGNIESVTWVDGPLTRAIRKGNIILISGLESAGAELVEKMNMLTDDARSLTLPPESGEYLPIKLTDTSVVFGMKSFRASKSVTTISRAFRNRFTPILFPELEDVNVLQEILEFFLPEGVLPRSLARFHLKAKELSEKRTIGSANLMPYRFGIANLLKWKNHIYRYNQTDVKDIAIRGGKIYYTNQIADPKERKELERLLEGFLSGVEVVSTLFEEIEEKKKTFTTESGLNRKNWWDPELHKRDPLTGVAKKLNSGEETKRGIEINTPETGGGTKEGPDAWYGQDTQGNQGQGEPQGGGGAWGYRTEELYKQFLKKRRLLWDYSILVGLTEFKSVFGKELEEVELNLEQLFDPEIDIHRMYKNEGSRVDARKYISYKSGRGDTKIFDKTTIEKNDEKLKGVEVTFLVSKCRRIFNFEYSIAMLSALLVSLHILNEHDIKTSVHTFCDIKNSKDTVDIFNLKSAEEDYTAEKEEEVFNALCKNWHGDSIPEYQVLSNCERYFSPDAQTKIIVILSDFRGQRAKTYIEDELASFDTRKMKEAVLKNEEKNYVFLGVGLGSRFIAEHVFHDSLQITADNFYSMPNLIGAEIARLVQIHHSLRQ; translated from the coding sequence ATGGAATTTGTAACCATCGCCGGCGTAAAAGTGCCTGTCCTTCCTCATTCAGAAAAATTTCCCGTTTTCCCTTCTAGCCTAGTTGAAACTGATTCGGTGAAACAAACCTTACAAAAAATCCTTTACCCGATGCTCGAAGGGATGCCAGTCCTACTCGTCGGTGATGCTGGTGTCGGAAAAAACGCTCTTATTTATTATATCAATTCACTTAGAAAACAACCTACGCTTCGATTCAGTTTTAATGAGGACACTCTCCCTGAAGATTTAATTGGATCGTATCGCATCTTACTCGATGGGAAAGGATTCACATGGTCCAATGGACCGCTTACGAACGCATTGTCAGAGGGACTCAGTTTTGTTGCAGACGAAATGAACCTTTGTGCACCAAACATCATCAAACGTTTTTCATCTGTCTACGAATCCAATTATCTCGACCTTCTCGAAGGCAGTGGGGAACGTGTGAAGGGGAAAACTGGATTTTGGTTCATTGGAACCCAAAACCCGAGTGAAGGCTTTGAAGGTCGTAAACCTTTGCCTTTTGACATCACAAAACATTTTGCTGTTGTTTATGTGGATCCTTATTCTCCCGATGAGATGTTTTTTATCCTAAAAAAAATTTATCCAATGCTTTCGGAAGAAGTATTACAACAAATCATCCGCATCAGTTTAGAATCAGAAAAAAGAATAAAGTCGGGTGAGATTGGAAAAGGGGATTTAGAAAAATACCATTTTAATTTGCGAACCCTTCAAAAGTATTGTAACCGTTTGGTATTGTTTGGTGCAAAAGACAAAACCGTTTCGGTCAGAGAAGCCCTGTATTTGTTTGAGGAACCATTCCGCAAAAAAGAGGACAAAGAAAAACAACGAGAGCTCATTGAAGCAGAGTTTGGTGGTGCTGTCAAACTAGTTCCTACTAAAGGGTATGTGCAAAATTCTACCATTTTTTGGAATGACAAGGAAATCAAAACTTGGGACGAGAAACAAACGATTTCTCTACTTTCCAAATACCCAACCCCAGAACCTATCTTACATTTTCTCGACCAGGTCTTTACCGCTATCCAAGCCAAAGAAAACATCCTCATCGAATACCGAGAAGACCAAGACCCACAAGAATTTTTACCACTATTTACGGAACTCACAGGGATTGAAATTGAATCTGTGATGTTATCCAAAGGCATGCACACATCGGATGTAGTCGGTGCCTTAAAACCTACAGAAGAAGGGAATATTGAAAGTGTGACTTGGGTTGACGGCCCACTCACACGTGCCATCCGAAAAGGGAATATTATCCTCATCTCAGGACTTGAATCAGCGGGTGCCGAACTCGTTGAAAAAATGAATATGTTAACAGATGATGCCCGCTCCCTCACTCTCCCGCCAGAGTCAGGGGAATACCTTCCGATCAAACTCACAGATACCTCTGTTGTGTTCGGGATGAAGTCTTTCCGAGCTTCAAAATCTGTCACAACCATCTCTCGTGCCTTCCGTAACCGATTCACGCCCATCCTCTTTCCAGAACTCGAAGATGTAAACGTGTTACAAGAGATTTTAGAATTCTTTCTACCAGAAGGTGTGTTGCCAAGATCCCTCGCACGTTTCCATCTGAAGGCAAAAGAACTTTCAGAAAAACGTACGATAGGTTCGGCAAATCTTATGCCTTACAGATTTGGAATCGCAAACCTTCTCAAATGGAAAAACCATATCTACCGTTACAACCAAACAGACGTAAAAGACATTGCGATCCGTGGGGGAAAGATTTATTATACGAACCAAATTGCAGATCCGAAGGAACGAAAAGAATTGGAACGTCTGTTAGAAGGTTTTCTTTCAGGAGTAGAAGTGGTCTCAACACTCTTCGAGGAAATCGAAGAGAAAAAAAAAACATTTACCACTGAGTCTGGACTAAATCGTAAAAATTGGTGGGACCCAGAACTCCATAAACGAGACCCACTCACAGGTGTTGCTAAAAAACTCAATTCCGGTGAGGAAACAAAGCGGGGAATTGAGATCAATACTCCCGAAACAGGTGGTGGCACCAAGGAAGGACCCGATGCTTGGTATGGGCAAGACACACAAGGAAACCAAGGCCAGGGAGAACCACAGGGTGGTGGTGGTGCTTGGGGGTATAGAACAGAAGAACTCTACAAACAATTCTTAAAAAAACGCCGCTTGCTTTGGGATTATTCCATTTTGGTGGGGCTCACTGAGTTTAAATCGGTGTTTGGGAAAGAACTAGAAGAAGTGGAGTTAAACCTCGAACAACTCTTTGATCCTGAAATTGACATCCACCGGATGTACAAAAACGAAGGTTCGCGGGTGGATGCACGCAAATACATCTCTTACAAAAGTGGAAGGGGTGATACTAAAATTTTTGATAAAACTACCATCGAAAAAAATGATGAAAAGCTAAAAGGGGTTGAGGTAACATTTCTCGTATCAAAGTGCAGAAGGATCTTTAACTTTGAATATTCGATTGCGATGTTGTCTGCTCTCCTTGTGAGTTTACATATCTTAAATGAACATGATATCAAAACGAGTGTCCATACTTTCTGTGATATCAAAAATTCAAAAGACACAGTTGATATTTTTAATCTCAAATCTGCCGAAGAAGACTATACCGCGGAGAAAGAAGAAGAAGTATTCAACGCACTTTGCAAAAATTGGCATGGGGATAGCATCCCTGAATACCAAGTCCTTTCAAATTGTGAACGTTATTTTTCGCCAGATGCTCAAACCAAAATCATCGTCATTCTATCGGACTTCCGAGGGCAGCGGGCAAAAACCTATATCGAAGACGAACTTGCATCTTTTGATACGCGAAAGATGAAAGAAGCTGTACTGAAAAACGAAGAGAAAAACTATGTATTTTTAGGGGTGGGACTTGGTTCGCGTTTCATTGCCGAACATGTTTTCCACGATTCTCTTCAAATCACGGCAGATAATTTTTATTCCATGCCGAATTTGATTGGGGCAGAAATTGCAAGACTCGTGCAAATCCACCATTCCTTAAGACAGTAA
- the pdxH gene encoding pyridoxamine 5'-phosphate oxidase: MNDLANMRNSYERSVLSEQTAGTDPLALFSLWFTEAKEEKELEPNAMSLATVNKEGQPSVRIVLLKGLIRNEFQFFTNYLSDKGKDIAENNRVALNFFWPKLERQIRIEGTVSKITKEESEAYFKIRPRESQIGAHTSNQSSVVSSREKLESKFKSLSKEWEGKEIPMPEFWGGYSVYPTKIEFWQGRVGRLHDRILFERKNSSWERTRLSP; this comes from the coding sequence TTGAATGATTTAGCCAATATGCGAAACAGTTACGAACGTTCTGTACTTTCAGAACAAACTGCAGGGACCGACCCTTTGGCACTTTTTTCTTTATGGTTTACCGAAGCCAAAGAAGAAAAAGAACTGGAACCCAATGCAATGAGTCTTGCGACCGTAAACAAGGAAGGGCAACCAAGCGTACGAATTGTACTATTAAAAGGTCTTATCCGAAATGAATTCCAATTTTTTACAAATTATCTATCGGACAAAGGAAAAGACATTGCGGAAAACAATCGTGTTGCTTTGAATTTTTTTTGGCCAAAATTAGAACGCCAAATCCGAATTGAAGGGACCGTCTCCAAAATCACTAAAGAAGAATCAGAAGCCTACTTTAAAATTCGCCCAAGAGAATCTCAAATTGGTGCCCATACATCAAATCAGAGTTCGGTGGTATCATCGAGAGAAAAACTAGAATCCAAATTCAAATCCCTTTCCAAAGAATGGGAAGGGAAAGAGATACCAATGCCAGAGTTTTGGGGCGGGTATTCGGTTTATCCAACCAAAATCGAATTTTGGCAAGGACGAGTGGGCCGACTTCATGATCGGATTTTATTTGAAAGGAAAAACTCGAGTTGGGAAAGGACTCGATTATCACCTTAG
- a CDS encoding STAS domain-containing protein, with product MELKLNTIGKIKTIEIAGKFDIESTEEFESIFNKLIESSPNLVSIEMSRLDYIDSSGIGSLIKSLNSLKNKKGKLLLVGMKPMIQNVFKLAKLDMFFEIMNSSDFQSKYIDADSDSDIDDLLKRN from the coding sequence GTGGAGCTGAAATTAAACACAATAGGAAAGATCAAAACCATCGAAATCGCTGGGAAATTTGATATTGAGTCCACAGAAGAGTTTGAATCCATTTTCAACAAATTGATTGAATCAAGTCCAAACCTCGTTTCCATCGAAATGAGTCGGCTCGATTACATTGATTCATCTGGGATTGGGTCTCTTATCAAAAGCCTTAATTCTCTTAAAAACAAAAAGGGAAAACTTTTACTTGTTGGTATGAAACCGATGATCCAAAATGTATTTAAATTAGCAAAGCTTGATATGTTTTTCGAAATCATGAATAGCTCTGACTTTCAATCCAAGTACATTGATGCAGATTCTGATTCCGATATTGATGATTTATTAAAAAGAAATTAA
- a CDS encoding pyridoxal phosphate-dependent aminotransferase has protein sequence MEFANRMNGIDSSPIRKAFELARSIQNPINLSIGQPHFPCPPNIIEAMNRAAIEGKTSYTLTAGIPELKSAMAEKYRTQNHMKYAHEDRILVTSGISSALFLLFNALVNEGDECLVISPYFLMYPAMLKFYGGKVVPLSENFEPKDLETLKNRKFKLIIFSNPSNPTGKVLSKEQLRAIANFAENTGAYLISDEIYELFDYDGKFFSIGSEYEKTITLTGFSKTYNMTGLRLATILAEDKVIKALTTLQQYTVVCAPSITQWAGIEALKTDMSTYIQDYKEKRDFVYESLKDYYPIQKSGGAFYAFFQVPCEDEEFIKRAVKKDLILVPGFIFCDAKNYVRLSFATEWETLKRGMKALQELSKERESIL, from the coding sequence ATGGAATTTGCCAATAGAATGAATGGGATCGACTCCTCTCCCATCCGAAAAGCCTTTGAACTTGCACGTAGCATCCAAAACCCTATCAATTTGAGTATCGGCCAACCCCACTTCCCTTGCCCACCTAACATCATTGAAGCGATGAATCGGGCAGCCATTGAAGGGAAAACATCTTACACACTCACAGCTGGGATTCCTGAATTAAAATCAGCAATGGCTGAAAAGTACAGAACCCAAAACCATATGAAATATGCCCATGAAGATAGAATCCTTGTGACTTCGGGAATTTCTTCTGCTCTCTTTTTACTTTTTAATGCTCTCGTGAATGAAGGTGATGAATGTCTCGTCATCTCTCCTTATTTTTTAATGTATCCAGCCATGTTAAAGTTTTATGGAGGAAAAGTGGTTCCCCTTTCCGAAAACTTTGAACCCAAGGATTTGGAAACGTTGAAGAACCGAAAATTCAAACTCATTATTTTTTCCAATCCATCGAATCCCACAGGAAAGGTTTTGTCAAAAGAACAACTCCGTGCCATTGCGAACTTTGCAGAAAACACAGGAGCATATCTCATCAGTGATGAAATTTATGAACTCTTTGATTATGACGGAAAGTTTTTTTCCATTGGGAGTGAATATGAAAAAACAATTACCCTCACTGGTTTCTCGAAAACGTATAACATGACAGGCCTTAGGTTAGCCACAATCCTTGCCGAAGACAAAGTAATCAAGGCGCTCACCACCTTACAGCAGTATACGGTTGTGTGCGCACCTTCCATCACACAGTGGGCAGGTATCGAAGCTCTAAAAACAGATATGTCAACTTATATCCAGGATTACAAAGAAAAACGTGATTTTGTATATGAGTCCTTAAAAGACTACTACCCCATCCAAAAATCAGGTGGAGCCTTTTATGCATTTTTCCAAGTTCCTTGCGAAGATGAAGAATTCATCAAACGTGCTGTAAAAAAAGATCTCATCCTTGTTCCTGGGTTTATCTTCTGTGATGCAAAAAATTATGTAAGGCTTTCGTTTGCTACTGAATGGGAAACTCTAAAACGTGGAATGAAGGCATTACAGGAACTTTCGAAAGAACGTGAATCCATTCTGTAG
- a CDS encoding prepilin peptidase, giving the protein MESLIESNWYFLSTGLSYMILFFFAASLASFYTTLGDRILYYCYEQGRKKFQGFKRWNIIFSKPSHCPSCKTNVNKLYLVPIFGWLLTKGKCNRCQVEIAKLYPLTEFLFGLIAILVYFVSESLPGTFCLLFFLGHLLIAMLTDAKKLSLDYENLPFLIGFGFGSNYFLFEETPGFTHLYVYLGFLLFYLIIYLLFRGGTGLGDVIFSPVLAAIAGNPFWMVYFNSSYLLAVGFSFLLRKKGESLKGKKIPMGLYFSIGIFFTFFFKLIVHYYEWEGYLNYGNIE; this is encoded by the coding sequence ATGGAATCACTAATAGAATCTAACTGGTATTTTCTTTCCACTGGACTTTCCTATATGATTCTATTTTTTTTTGCAGCTTCTCTTGCTAGTTTTTATACTACACTTGGTGATAGGATCTTGTATTACTGTTATGAACAAGGTCGTAAAAAATTCCAAGGGTTTAAACGATGGAACATCATTTTTTCTAAACCAAGCCACTGCCCAAGTTGCAAGACCAATGTAAACAAACTCTATTTGGTTCCGATATTTGGATGGTTATTAACCAAAGGAAAATGTAATCGTTGCCAGGTGGAGATTGCCAAACTATACCCTTTAACAGAATTCTTATTCGGACTCATAGCGATACTTGTTTATTTTGTTTCTGAATCCTTACCTGGGACATTTTGTCTCTTATTTTTTTTAGGTCACCTACTCATTGCGATGTTGACTGATGCAAAAAAACTGTCTCTGGATTATGAAAACCTTCCCTTCCTCATTGGATTTGGTTTTGGATCCAATTATTTTTTATTCGAAGAGACGCCAGGTTTCACACACCTGTATGTGTATTTAGGTTTTTTACTCTTTTATCTTATCATCTATCTTTTGTTTCGTGGAGGAACTGGACTTGGTGATGTAATATTTTCTCCTGTCCTTGCGGCCATTGCAGGAAATCCTTTTTGGATGGTTTATTTCAATTCTTCATACCTACTTGCTGTCGGCTTTAGTTTCTTACTTAGAAAAAAAGGAGAGTCTCTCAAAGGAAAAAAAATCCCAATGGGACTCTATTTTTCCATTGGAATCTTTTTTACTTTTTTTTTCAAACTCATCGTCCACTATTATGAATGGGAGGGATACTTAAATTATGGAAACATTGAATGA
- a CDS encoding bifunctional diaminohydroxyphosphoribosylaminopyrimidine deaminase/5-amino-6-(5-phosphoribosylamino)uracil reductase RibD: protein MNVEKRKELYSLHSLLGFLAMGKTGGNPPVSAVLTDLNGNVIEKAHTQEYGGNHAERELFSLLQKQHSLNQIIPKESPLSETNEADTSQKNTNSGVFLSDFILSVSLEPCTHFGKTPPCRDLVLESKPKELLIGWKDPNPLVISGDWESYQEKGITVRLDPMLANTSIPYLQGFIKRIQTGLPWVWIKSATSKEGNYADSSLKKERVSSVEIDLYLQILRAKFDAVACGPNTIFIDEPSLHFRITEEMIRLAGLPKRQTELIPFFEAATNLFTSLTKWARDTTLLHQLEEGKYQPYRVFVLDPKRLPSENFFSKQMELNDRYGEKKCIFFVIVDTINVEAEIFDLPFEIRNQMETLSLHPIFPIGKNDGDLFLKTLGKFGINSLLCEAGSFFPNFLNENLSDEDCILEIRNFEKSIPHGIPFVYQNEHILSEFKIGSNSVFIRKPKRST from the coding sequence ATGAATGTAGAGAAAAGGAAAGAACTTTATTCTCTGCATTCCCTGCTTGGGTTTCTTGCCATGGGAAAAACTGGTGGAAACCCTCCTGTCTCAGCCGTTCTCACAGATTTAAATGGCAATGTTATAGAAAAAGCTCACACCCAAGAGTATGGTGGAAACCATGCTGAAAGGGAACTTTTTTCATTACTTCAAAAACAACATTCTTTAAATCAAATCATTCCAAAAGAAAGTCCATTATCGGAAACTAACGAAGCAGATACGAGTCAGAAGAATACGAATTCGGGAGTTTTTCTTTCTGACTTCATTTTATCGGTAAGCCTTGAACCTTGTACCCATTTTGGAAAAACACCACCTTGCCGTGATTTGGTGCTCGAATCCAAACCAAAAGAACTTTTGATTGGTTGGAAAGATCCAAATCCATTGGTTATATCAGGAGACTGGGAATCCTATCAGGAAAAGGGCATTACCGTTCGTTTGGATCCAATGCTTGCCAATACATCTATTCCATATTTGCAAGGTTTTATAAAACGTATACAAACGGGATTACCTTGGGTTTGGATCAAATCTGCGACTTCCAAAGAAGGAAATTACGCTGATTCATCTCTTAAAAAAGAGCGAGTGAGTTCGGTTGAAATCGATCTCTACTTACAAATCTTACGAGCAAAATTTGATGCTGTGGCATGTGGTCCGAATACAATCTTTATCGATGAACCATCGTTACACTTTCGGATCACTGAGGAAATGATCCGTTTGGCGGGGTTACCAAAACGTCAAACAGAACTAATTCCTTTTTTTGAAGCAGCAACAAATTTGTTTACTTCACTTACAAAATGGGCAAGGGACACAACTTTACTCCACCAATTAGAAGAAGGAAAATACCAACCCTATCGAGTCTTTGTTTTGGATCCAAAACGTCTACCTAGTGAGAATTTTTTCTCCAAACAAATGGAACTTAATGATCGTTACGGTGAAAAAAAATGTATTTTTTTTGTAATTGTGGATACTATTAATGTTGAAGCAGAAATATTTGATTTGCCTTTCGAAATCAGAAACCAAATGGAAACACTTTCCCTACATCCTATTTTTCCTATAGGGAAAAATGACGGGGACCTATTTTTAAAAACCCTGGGAAAATTTGGAATTAATTCTTTGTTATGCGAAGCAGGTAGTTTTTTTCCTAACTTTTTAAACGAAAATTTGTCAGATGAAGATTGTATATTAGAAATTCGAAATTTTGAAAAATCAATTCCTCATGGGATTCCATTTGTTTACCAAAATGAGCACATCCTTTCTGAATTTAAAATTGGTTCCAATTCTGTATTCATACGAAAACCAAAAAGGAGTACATAG
- the smpB gene encoding SsrA-binding protein SmpB — MGKTKKDDKPRGTDPLINKKAKFNFELLDSFEAGVVLTGSEVKSLREKKGNLTDCFAKVRNGEVFLENFQIPPYKNGGYANHPEIRPRKLLLKAKEIEKIDRSIKEKGLVLVATRCFFKNNRLVKIDVALAKPKKLYDKRDDIQKKEAKIDMERAMKEHLRK, encoded by the coding sequence ATGGGCAAAACAAAAAAAGACGATAAACCACGCGGAACTGATCCTTTAATCAATAAAAAGGCAAAGTTCAATTTCGAACTATTAGATTCGTTTGAGGCTGGTGTTGTTCTCACTGGATCGGAAGTGAAATCTCTAAGGGAAAAAAAAGGAAACCTGACCGATTGTTTTGCGAAAGTGAGAAACGGGGAAGTATTTTTAGAAAACTTTCAAATTCCTCCTTATAAAAACGGAGGTTATGCGAACCATCCTGAAATACGCCCTCGTAAACTCTTACTCAAAGCAAAAGAAATTGAAAAAATTGATCGTTCCATCAAAGAGAAGGGGCTTGTGCTTGTTGCCACTCGTTGTTTCTTTAAGAACAATCGTTTGGTGAAGATAGATGTCGCTTTAGCCAAACCTAAGAAATTATACGACAAACGAGATGATATCCAAAAGAAGGAAGCCAAAATCGATATGGAAAGAGCCATGAAGGAACACTTACGCAAATGA